The DNA region ATCTATGCTGTCTGGCATCGTGCAGACAGACGGTTTTTATCATTAATACCACCCACCATATTAAATCTATTTGAATGCCTGTAAAGACCCTCTAATGCGATATATCTGTTGGTTGGTAGTGGGATGGGacacatatgtttttttattattgtaatgaGTGATTAAGTGGTTAAGGATAACCCTCTTAACTGATTATGGGGGGAAATTGGGAATGGGAGGgagtaaaaataaagaaaatgaagaaactgAAATCAAAAagagaatgattttttttgtacccCTTAAGAAATAGAGTGGGACACAATGTGAAGAATAATTCATAAAGTGAAGGAGTGGAGACAGTTGTTAAATTGTTTGAGCTGCAGGGGGCAGTAATAACCAcctagagaaaaaaacaagcccTTTTTACATCGACAAACAACAGGAGGGACGTACTCTCGCGATGCTAGGGTTGAGATATTAAAATGAATCTCGCGAGAACATTGCAAGTCGTCTCACCGGTTTATTCAACCCTGCTAAAGGTTAGCTGTGCAGCTTGCTGACTTTctaaacatacaaacattacTCAGGTATTGCGCCGTTTTTACAATTAAAACTGCAGTATGTTGTTACATACAGTGAATTCGCTTTATGTGCTGAAGTTAAAGTCACCAACTAACATTTTACAAGCGTTTACAGTGCGGCTGTTGCTCAGTAATACCAGTTTGAGAGATGTAGCCTGTTAATTAAAggtacacatttttaaaacgtCACTACAAACACTGATAGCTACTAAatcagtacaaacacacacacaattattaaACTGTTTACTTCAATCGTAGgcgaaagaaaaaagagaaatataataGGAATATTATAGAAATTCAATGGGACATGAAAGTAAGACTGCctgtaaaacagaagaaaaagccAGGTTAACCATATTGATATATCTCCTTGTTTCAATACTTTATTGAAGCTACATGGTGCTTACACTGCGTTAAATAGACCCTTGTTTGCGTTgacattaaaggacaggttcaaaGTTTTTCAAGTCAGATGCCCAGATAAATAGTGATATAGATGTTTCTTGCTGTAATACTAGTTTATAAGCTACTGGCTATTTAGAAGAGACATACATAATGTGCTTTCATTGTAAGTGGTGGATGCCAAAACCAACAGTCCTCctctgcaaaaatgtatttaaatgttaatctgaagctaatatgaagcttcagccatccataTCAGTAAAATCAAGTAGATTTGAACAGTCTTTTACGGAAGTCTCTGTTTTAGTTACTTTTCTTCCACCACAGgtcaacaaggaaacacaaagagggaatttgatgctacatatactgtaaatgtgtcagatatccacttgatatgactaactcagactgctgaagcctcatataatcttcacatcaacatttaaatgcatttgttgcaactaaatgactgtgtggacactggctcccatcacttacactgtacGGACATTTGAAGAGGATTtttttaacagccagtatgaacaggagaaatgtttacagcaaggaaaacctctttcacctgactgttgttttaagaaacaTTTTGGGGTCAGTACTATATTAGAGAGTAAATTCAGATACTGATAAATCGATAATTTAATATATAGAGAATATCTACATTaatgcacattttatatttgtaataatcccttaaatgtggttatcagacacttgtgacaaagatatgtaatggggGCACGATATTTGACAtgttaacaataaactttattgtataaattgACATTAGtgaactgaaacagtaaacctTACTGGGAatgttataattataaataactacaaataaaacagaactaCAAAACCATATGTaagtatatattaaacttaaattaagaaaagtataaaatatacataaaatgttggctatgtaactttaaaaaagtataattaaatCACTTGAAAATTCATTTGAGAAGACTAAACACATGCTTAAACATGTATATAGAGAAATAAGCTCATTATCAGATTGGCTCTTCTCTGAAAGCACAATTTCCTGTTATTAGTTGAGCTAAGTACAAATAATAGATACATAACCTacaggctctgtgtgtgtgtgtgtgtactgtcaCATTGATAACTACATGACAGAAATCCAAGCATGTCTAAATAATAGGGGATCAAGCAGTCAAATACCAATAGAACACAATCCCAAAATCTGAATTCCAGGCAGAGAACCATGAACTCTGCGGACAAACTGGTCAATAATCCTCTCAGTTTGTCCCAACGTAGGTTTGAACAACGAAGTAATCTGCTAAATTCTGCCACTACTGATGTAAATTATGATTATGAGCGTATAAgctaaaaaagaataaattattataaaagaataagctttttttaaacccaGCAAAGCTCCATTTACAGTGGACCTTGGTCTTATTTAGCTGTTTAAAAATCATAATCAGAGACTGTCGGCCAAGCAGCTTTTATCTAACAGCAGAGCTACACAGTGTCTCTTAGGACTGAAACCTGTTGAAAAGAACCGCAGTATATTATCTGACTGTTTTGTGCCTATTGAAAGTGAGCAAGGATCATTATTTTGTAGATTTTTATATTAGAGAATTTTTctctataaaaacaaaacacacatataagcTACAAATCATGTTCACCATGTCCTTCTCTTGCAGGCCTCCAGAATGGCAGGCAGACGGACTCTGAAGGCCGTGCTCATCGACCTGAGTGGAACTCTACATATAGAAGACACAGCAGTACCTGGAGCGCAGGAAGCTCTCAACAGGTAGGAAACACACTCTGAACCAGGTAGAGGCTCCAAATGTCAAGTCAGGAAGAGTCTGAACTATGAGAGTCACAAAAGCCTCACAGACTGACACATATCTTCTAAAggtattgttgttatttatcatACATCAGTATTAATTCTAAGTGTGACATCAAATTCCTGATGCTGTCAGGTTACGGCAGGCGTCTGTATCTGTGAAGTTCGTGACCAACACAACAAAGGAGAGTAAAAGGAACTTACTGGAACGACTGCAACGTCTCAACTTTGACCTCCAGGTGAAACACACCTCCTCTGtctgtaagtgtgtgtctgtttgtgtggcTGGACATTATATTTTCATTGCTTCGTTCATTATAACAGGTAGCACCAAAAAGGTATATCTGGGGCCTTATTCTTTACTGTTTCATTTAAACAGAAAGGTAAGGTTATGTCTTGTTCAAAGCCATATTTGCTTAACTTCACTCTGCAGGAAAAAGAGATCTTCACGTCTCTGAGTGCAGCGAGGAGTCTGTTAGAGCAGAAGAAACACAGACCGTTACTGCTGGTGGAGGACAGCGCACTGGAGGACTTCACTGGTACAGagcggagtgtgtgtgtgtgtgtgtgtgtgagagagagagagagggagttggAGACCATATTTCAATTGAATTTGATTTGGATTTTTCTTCCATTCTGTTCCATTCCAGTCAGTCTTTTTTTCAGCAGCTTCAAAACCAACCGTGCCTCTGTCTCAGACTCCATTTCTTAGAGGTCATAGCCAATATCTCAATTTACGAATTAACCATTTACCCTTGAGTTGTAAATTGTCAAATAAAGTGGCAAACGCTGAAATTACCAGAGCACAAATTGTTTATGTATTCTAACCAACAGTGGAAATGGGCAAAATATTAAATGACttaataaaagaataatcacgtcaaaataaaaatgtattaattgacTTATAATTGCAGGACAACTACTGTATCCATGTCTTTCCAATTTGCAGGCATTGACACGTCTGAGCCAAACGCTGTCGTCTTCGGACTCGCTCCTGATCACTTCAACTATCAAACTCTCAACAAGGCTTTCAGGTGATAAAAGAGAAAACCTGAGGAAGTTTATGCAGTAAAAAATGGTTGTGAGAGAAAACATGGGGGAAGATGTCTCATTGCTGTAACAGACAGTAGTTTTTCTGGCTGTTAGGAAAAATGAGAATGAACTAACTATACAATTTAAGTTTTGTTTAAACATTGCCTTATAAAGacctttaaaaatattttttgatcaGTACAAATTGCAGAATTACTGATAAAACTGACCTCTTCCAATCAAACTCATACTGTTTGTCATATAAATATTGCAATAACTTTTTCTGCTTGTcatttttgataaatacagTGCAGTTAATCATGTCTGTTACTCCCCAGGATGATTCTGGATGGTGCTCCTCTCATTGCCATCCATAAGGCTCGGTACTATAAACGGAAGGATGGCTTGGCGCTTGGCCCTGGGCCGTTTGTAACGGGGCTTGAGTACGCCACAGACTGTAAAGCTGCTGTGGTGGGAAAGcctgaaaagacatttttcacacaggttagaaataaatgtgttaacgTTTTTCCACTTTCATTTGAAGTAAGAAAACTGGTCTTTGTATTTATCACCAGtatttaaatcattaaagaaTATGTATTTTGGTTGGTATCATTGTGAAAATCTGTAAAAAGCTGCTGTTTGCTTTAATTAACATCTTAATGCAGCTTCTCTTTTTCacctgtttccttccttccaggcTCTTGCTGATTTAGGATGTAGCCCCAATGAAGCTGTCATGATAGGAGATGtaagtatatttttatttctgatacATTAACAGCAATTAAATTCAGTTAATTTTCATCATTTAGCTGAGAGACTAAGCAGGCAACGGCTCATTGTCATACACCACAGCATGGAGAGTGCTGTTGTTGGGATTGTTGTTGGGATTCAAACCCAACCTTCACTCACGAGTCACTTAAaccccaaataaaataaaacttgatAAAGTAGAAATCTGTTAAATCTCTTATTTAAAGTcggtctgtggtgttttgggtGTGGTTGCTGTTTTCCTACAGGACGCCAGAGATGATGTGGGAGGAGCTCAGAACGCAGGAATGTTGGGCATTCTGGTAAAAACTGGTAAGTTAAACTCAAACCTCCAACAGCATCGATTCACAAATCAAGAATCGAAATCGCGAGGACAGTGAAGATTCACACCACTAGATCTGATGCCATTGGCTAGCTACTAAACTGACTATTAAGATAAGTTGTTATTTTTGTGCTTGATGACTATCTGTTTTCTCTTGTGTCATCTTTCAGGTAAATACAGAGAAGGAGACGAGAATAAAATCAACCCTCCTCCCCACCTGACATGTGACAGCTTTCCCAATGCTGTTGAACACATCCTGAAGAACCTGCTATAagaaagaagcagcagcagaatttTTCACGTTTCATTCCCTCTCCATCttgcacacagaaaacactcTCAAATCATCAACACTGTTAACCGTCCCTAActaaataatgcatttaaacaaaaatgtccaATAGAATGAGGGACTACTTTCTTTAAGTCCAGAACACTGAAAAGTGAAGCCTGTTTCTCAGAAACAACTGTCTGTTGCCACAGTGACAAATGTTTTGTGAAGATATTATCATGTATgaatatatgtttaaataaaaaagctgaTAACTATTATCTAGTATTTTTGAGTCCTCATTATCATTGCACAGATtaacaaaatacagaaagacagcaaaacaaattGTAGCACTAGCTCAGAACACCAGTTTTCACGTACTTTGTTCaagatgtttgtatttgtgaatGATGCGtgagaaatgttaaatgtttactGGTATGAGAATTAGTTGAAGTATCAAACATGCCCCAATAAATCATATAAtagttacacaaacacacaagtatgattttttttaaagattctaAGTAATGCAAGTAATGAATTCCATCATGCTAATAGAATATGTTGATAAACACTCTTGCAACTTTTACTTGCTCCTGTTCATTTGTATACAGTAATACGTGTCTTATCCAGATATGATGTAGTGTTAGTGTGTCTCATGTTGAAACATCCCTGCATGTATGAGTATCAGACAGACTCATACTCTCTCTCCCAGGCTGAGTATCTCTCCAACAGGTTTCGGGCTGAGGGTTTCGTGTGTGCTAAGACTTCCAGGAAGTCTGCTGTTGTCACGGTTTCCAGCTGGATGGCAGGCATGTCAGTATCTCCTGTGGAGAAGAGTCACAGTGTGGCTGCAGTGTCTTATTCagggagacagaaaacatggaTATTGTGGGGGTCAATCCTGCCATGTGGATATATATCAaaccagcagtgtgtgtgtttcctacCATCCTGATGTGTTTCCAGAGCATCAAAGATCTTGCGAACTGGTCTCATGGCAGCCTCCTTACACACCAGTCTGATGTCAGAGCCGGAGTAACCCCCCATCTCCTAAAACAAGAGAATACATAAATGGCAGTGCATCATGATGGctgatgaaacacatttttttcataacaCTAAAACTG from Scomber scombrus chromosome 15, fScoSco1.1, whole genome shotgun sequence includes:
- the hdhd2 gene encoding haloacid dehalogenase-like hydrolase domain-containing protein 2, which codes for MAGRRTLKAVLIDLSGTLHIEDTAVPGAQEALNRLRQASVSVKFVTNTTKESKRNLLERLQRLNFDLQEKEIFTSLSAARSLLEQKKHRPLLLVEDSALEDFTGIDTSEPNAVVFGLAPDHFNYQTLNKAFRMILDGAPLIAIHKARYYKRKDGLALGPGPFVTGLEYATDCKAAVVGKPEKTFFTQALADLGCSPNEAVMIGDDARDDVGGAQNAGMLGILVKTGKYREGDENKINPPPHLTCDSFPNAVEHILKNLL